Proteins encoded by one window of Kribbella italica:
- a CDS encoding ABC transporter ATP-binding protein: MSDSRTTSAAPEPSAAHPIAAETSGDHEVSGVDIDLIDVVKRYPGQQKPAVEGLSLHVPAGEIVMFVGPSGCGKTTSLKMINRLIEPTSGSIRIGGEDISGRDDDDLRRHIGYVIQGGSLFPHMTVAQNIAMVPGLLGWDRGRITERVDELLELVGLDSERYRGRYPRELSGGQQQRVGVARGLAADPPVILMDEPFGAVDPITRQRLQDELLSIQEELRKTIVCVTHDFDEAVKLGDRILILTEGAKIAQYDVPEAILSNPADRFVADFVGAGAALKQLTLSRVSEIDLGQPTVASVGDTAADVLRSAQAAGDDSVVVLDAKRRPIDWMWTRDLAGVDRVPAPKEGTDLVTIDRRATLNDALDTMLVSSHGSAVVTGRRDEYLGVVDFQAVLARIQAPEADEVVS, from the coding sequence GTGTCTGATTCGCGTACGACGTCCGCCGCACCCGAGCCCTCGGCCGCCCACCCGATCGCGGCCGAGACGTCCGGCGACCACGAGGTCAGCGGCGTCGACATCGACCTGATCGACGTCGTCAAGCGCTACCCGGGTCAGCAGAAGCCGGCCGTCGAGGGTCTGTCGCTGCACGTCCCGGCCGGCGAGATCGTGATGTTCGTCGGACCGTCGGGCTGCGGCAAGACCACGTCGCTGAAGATGATCAACCGCCTGATCGAGCCGACGTCCGGCAGCATCCGGATCGGCGGCGAGGACATCAGCGGCCGCGACGACGACGACCTGCGCCGGCACATCGGGTACGTGATCCAGGGCGGCAGCCTGTTCCCGCACATGACCGTCGCCCAGAACATCGCGATGGTCCCCGGTCTGCTCGGCTGGGACCGCGGCCGGATCACCGAACGCGTCGACGAGCTGCTCGAGCTGGTCGGCCTCGACTCCGAGCGGTACCGCGGCCGTTACCCGCGCGAGCTCTCCGGTGGCCAGCAGCAACGAGTCGGCGTCGCGCGCGGCCTGGCCGCGGACCCGCCGGTGATCCTGATGGACGAGCCGTTCGGCGCGGTCGACCCGATCACCCGGCAACGGTTGCAGGACGAACTGCTCAGCATCCAGGAGGAGCTGCGCAAGACGATCGTCTGCGTCACCCACGACTTCGACGAGGCGGTCAAGCTCGGCGACCGGATCCTGATCCTCACCGAGGGGGCGAAGATCGCGCAGTACGACGTACCGGAAGCGATCCTGTCGAACCCGGCCGACCGGTTCGTCGCGGACTTCGTCGGCGCGGGGGCCGCCCTGAAGCAGCTGACGCTGAGCCGGGTCAGCGAGATCGACCTCGGTCAGCCGACGGTCGCGTCGGTGGGCGACACGGCCGCGGACGTACTCCGCTCCGCGCAGGCGGCGGGGGACGACTCGGTCGTCGTACTGGACGCGAAGCGGCGCCCGATCGACTGGATGTGGACCCGCGACCTGGCCGGCGTCGACCGCGTGCCGGCGCCCAAGGAGGGCACCGACCTGGTCACGATCGACCGTCGCGCGACCCTGAACGACGCGCTCGACACGATGCTCGTGTCCAGCCATGGCAGCGCGGTCGTCACCGGCCGGCGGGACGAGTACCTGGGCGTCGTCGACTTCCAGGCGGTGCTGGCCCGGATCCAAGCGCCGGAG